A window from Verrucomicrobiia bacterium encodes these proteins:
- a CDS encoding sigma factor-like helix-turn-helix DNA-binding protein, translated as MTEANRNRLQIEKIITDILGTIDREREREIIARRYGLFDRKETLEQIGELLGITRERVRQLEKAVMARLKAMADAGQLPHIKEVQTLLLDEVNTMGKVGRVTDLSGRLTKDNSRVDQARISFLAELSPKLAVVEDNDHFHHAVGVAEVHDEKTIKEHVMTIIAAIKDIGEPSAIEHVTTTAGKEDAEHVAALASTSKQLATLNGRWGLVKWPMVNPKNIRDKIYVILHEAGQHMHFNEISEAIKGSDFKRKDVTTQAIHNELIKDKRFVLIGRGIYALKEWGYEKGTVADIIEEVLRTASEPMHRDEIVKEVLKSRHVKETTILLNLQGKPQFKRVAKATYALAE; from the coding sequence ATGACAGAAGCTAATCGAAACCGGCTGCAGATCGAAAAGATCATTACCGACATTTTGGGCACTATTGATCGCGAACGTGAACGCGAGATTATTGCACGTCGTTATGGTTTGTTCGACCGCAAAGAAACTCTCGAACAAATCGGCGAGCTTCTTGGTATTACCCGTGAGCGCGTTCGGCAGCTCGAGAAGGCCGTTATGGCTCGTCTCAAGGCAATGGCTGACGCTGGGCAACTACCGCATATCAAAGAAGTACAGACCCTTTTGCTCGACGAAGTTAACACTATGGGCAAAGTTGGCCGCGTAACCGACCTCAGCGGACGACTTACCAAAGACAACAGCCGCGTAGACCAGGCTCGTATCTCTTTCTTGGCAGAGCTCAGTCCTAAGCTGGCTGTCGTAGAAGACAACGACCACTTCCATCACGCTGTTGGCGTAGCTGAAGTTCACGACGAAAAGACCATTAAAGAGCACGTCATGACTATTATTGCCGCCATCAAAGATATCGGCGAACCTAGCGCTATCGAGCATGTCACCACGACAGCCGGTAAAGAAGACGCTGAGCACGTAGCCGCTCTGGCTAGCACTAGCAAGCAGCTTGCTACCCTTAACGGACGCTGGGGCCTCGTGAAGTGGCCCATGGTCAACCCAAAGAACATTCGTGACAAAATCTACGTTATCTTGCACGAAGCAGGGCAGCACATGCACTTCAACGAGATCTCTGAAGCCATCAAGGGTTCAGACTTCAAGCGCAAAGACGTAACTACCCAAGCTATCCACAACGAACTCATCAAAGACAAACGCTTTGTCCTGATTGGTCGTGGTATCTACGCCCTCAAAGAGTGGGGCTACGAAAAGGGTACCGTTGCTGACATCATAGAAGAAGTCTTGCGTACCGCAAGCGAACCTATGCACCGCGACGAGATCGTTAAAGAAGTCCTGAAGAGTCGTCACGTCAAAGAGACAACCATTCTTCTGAATCTACAAGGCAAGCCGCAATTCAAGCGCGTTGCCAAAGCTACCTACGCCCTCGCTGAGTAA
- the dprA gene encoding DNA-processing protein DprA, with protein MKKVNMVTLEESALPDRITSVIPPPKQLYIQGPLKSFLQAPCIAIVGSRRVSPYGRAVTLRLAQELAERGIVIVSGLAIGVDSLAHQAALDAGGRTIAILPTALSSIYPRSHTHLAQSILQAGNVLVSEYADDTPPMKHQFIARNRLIAGLADAVLIPEAAEKSGSLHTAAFALEQGKTILAVPGNITSELSRGTNNLVKTGAIPVTAVSDIFYALGIEPTLRQLRLPADETESIILDLLQQGTTDMTQLQIQSGLDPALFNQTLTMLELAGKIRSVGAGHWATT; from the coding sequence ATGAAAAAAGTCAACATGGTTACGCTTGAGGAATCCGCACTTCCGGACAGGATTACCTCTGTTATACCACCACCAAAACAGCTCTATATACAGGGACCTCTAAAAAGTTTTTTGCAGGCCCCTTGTATTGCTATTGTGGGCAGTCGCCGGGTCAGTCCCTACGGTCGGGCGGTCACCCTTAGATTGGCCCAGGAACTGGCCGAACGGGGCATTGTTATTGTCAGTGGGCTGGCCATTGGCGTTGATAGCCTGGCCCACCAGGCAGCCCTGGATGCCGGGGGACGGACTATTGCCATTTTGCCGACGGCCCTCAGTAGCATCTATCCACGCAGCCATACCCACCTGGCGCAGAGCATATTACAGGCAGGCAACGTCCTGGTAAGCGAATATGCCGACGATACCCCGCCCATGAAGCACCAGTTTATTGCTCGCAATCGCCTTATTGCCGGACTGGCAGATGCCGTCCTGATACCAGAGGCAGCAGAGAAGAGTGGCAGCCTACACACCGCAGCCTTTGCGCTAGAGCAGGGCAAAACCATCCTGGCAGTACCTGGTAACATCACCAGCGAGTTATCACGGGGCACGAACAACCTGGTCAAAACAGGGGCCATTCCCGTCACGGCTGTGTCAGATATTTTCTATGCGCTTGGCATAGAACCCACCCTCAGACAACTCCGCCTCCCCGCGGACGAAACAGAGTCAATTATCTTAGACCTGCTCCAACAAGGCACAACCGATATGACCCAGCTCCAGATCCAGAGTGGACTAGACCCGGCTCTATTTAATCAAACACTCACGATGCTGGAACTAGCTGGCAAGATCCGTTCCGTGGGCGCTGGTCATTGGGCCACCACATAA
- a CDS encoding PspA/IM30 family protein, translating to MLKLFRKWWKYLTAKLSSSFSENADPKVQLEQALIEAQDQQRRLKEQAANVIAHQKQTEMRLNRTMDELEKVNTNAVQAVKMADQAAVAGDEARASQYTNTAQTFATRLIQLEKEVADLKTMQLQATGAADQAKKAVSQNAMALQQKLAERQKLLSQLDQAKMQETMNKAMSSLSETVGQDVPTLNEVRDKIEARYAKAKGAAELNADSVEVHMLEVEAATMDAEATTRLDEIKAQLGIATAPVTDAIPAIPATQPQEAESGN from the coding sequence ATGTTGAAGCTCTTCCGCAAGTGGTGGAAGTACCTGACGGCCAAGCTGTCCTCGTCGTTCAGCGAGAACGCGGACCCCAAGGTCCAGCTGGAACAGGCTCTCATCGAGGCCCAGGACCAGCAGCGGCGGCTGAAGGAGCAGGCGGCCAACGTCATCGCCCATCAGAAGCAGACCGAGATGCGGCTCAACCGCACCATGGACGAGCTCGAGAAGGTCAACACCAACGCCGTCCAGGCCGTCAAGATGGCCGATCAGGCTGCCGTGGCGGGTGACGAGGCCAGGGCGTCGCAGTACACCAACACCGCGCAGACCTTCGCCACCCGGCTGATCCAGCTCGAGAAGGAGGTCGCCGACCTCAAGACCATGCAGCTGCAGGCGACCGGCGCAGCCGACCAGGCCAAGAAGGCCGTCTCGCAGAACGCCATGGCCCTCCAGCAAAAGCTGGCCGAGCGTCAGAAGCTGCTGTCGCAGCTGGACCAGGCCAAGATGCAGGAAACCATGAACAAGGCCATGTCGTCGCTGTCCGAGACGGTCGGCCAAGACGTGCCCACGCTCAACGAGGTCCGCGACAAGATCGAGGCGCGCTACGCCAAGGCCAAGGGCGCCGCCGAGCTCAACGCCGACTCCGTCGAGGTCCACATGCTCGAGGTCGAGGCCGCGACCATGGACGCCGAAGCCACGACCCGTCTGGACGAGATCAAGGCCCAGCTCGGCATCGCGACCGCCCCGGTCACCGACGCCATCCCGGCGATCCCGGCGACCCAGCCGCAGGAAGCCGAGTCGGGCAACTAG
- the pth gene encoding aminoacyl-tRNA hydrolase, translating into MNKTVLVVGLGNSGKQYDGSRHNIGFASVDAFANSQEFEPWTDKKDLKCLLTSKVLGDTRVLIIKPTTFMNLSGEAVQKATHFYKIPVQDVIVVHDELDVAFGQIRTRVGGGSAGNNGIKSLIQHVGPDFNRVRVGIGPAQDKMDSADFVLAKFSKEEKAHIPALTKEVISILTEYIFSNQLPHDTRQVIDITP; encoded by the coding sequence ATGAATAAAACCGTCCTGGTCGTCGGCCTTGGCAATAGTGGCAAGCAGTACGACGGTAGCCGTCATAACATTGGCTTTGCCAGCGTCGACGCCTTTGCCAACAGCCAGGAATTCGAACCTTGGACAGACAAAAAAGACCTCAAGTGTCTGCTAACCAGCAAGGTCCTGGGCGATACGCGCGTCCTTATAATCAAGCCCACAACCTTCATGAACCTCAGCGGCGAGGCCGTCCAAAAGGCCACCCACTTTTATAAAATCCCAGTCCAAGACGTCATTGTGGTGCACGACGAACTAGATGTAGCATTTGGCCAGATTCGTACCCGTGTAGGGGGCGGCTCGGCCGGCAACAACGGTATCAAGTCACTCATACAACATGTGGGCCCAGACTTCAACCGCGTACGCGTGGGTATTGGCCCCGCCCAAGACAAAATGGACAGCGCCGACTTTGTCCTAGCCAAATTCTCCAAAGAAGAAAAAGCCCATATCCCGGCTCTGACCAAAGAAGTTATCAGCATTTTGACCGAGTATATATTTAGTAATCAGCTGCCACATGACACCCGCCAAGTGATCGATATCACCCCTTAA
- the der gene encoding ribosome biogenesis GTPase Der: MKKLPIVAIVGRANVGKSSLFNAILNRREAIVAREAGTTRDSITAKAIYRDQHFWLVDTAGMKDAEDEFEFTIQEQILQAADSADIIWVVIEANTIISEEDRRVAKLALKSRKPVFLVVNKIDKKPKVIPEDFQRLGIKPILLTSTTQNRGIEDLLETLVAQIPKATLHEADDRVHLAILGRPNVGKSAMFNSLAKKQQAIVADRAGTTRDVNRATVRYQSREIEIMDTAGIRRSGKIGQGIERFSVVRALAAIEQADVALMLMDANELNVALDQKIAGLIKEAGKGLILVVSKWDSVHKDAYTRDALAPQIAHNYAFVPWAPLIFTSSITGQNVTKLFDLVLDIVQKRQTPIKTTELNRWLQQITDEHPPAGLKNRAPKLNYIVQEKENPTNFKVYGSHTKYLHWSYKRFMDRRLREAYGFEGTPIRFWFFEKHETHKHGRSPTKD, translated from the coding sequence GTGAAGAAATTGCCTATTGTCGCCATAGTCGGACGAGCCAACGTTGGCAAATCCAGCCTGTTTAACGCCATCCTCAACCGCCGAGAGGCTATTGTGGCGCGCGAGGCCGGTACAACGCGCGACAGTATCACGGCCAAGGCTATATACCGGGACCAACATTTCTGGCTGGTTGACACGGCCGGCATGAAAGATGCCGAAGACGAGTTCGAGTTTACCATCCAAGAGCAGATCCTCCAGGCCGCCGACAGCGCTGACATCATCTGGGTCGTCATAGAGGCCAACACTATTATTAGCGAAGAAGACCGCCGGGTCGCCAAGCTGGCGCTGAAGAGCCGCAAGCCAGTCTTTTTGGTAGTCAACAAAATAGACAAAAAACCCAAGGTTATACCCGAAGATTTTCAGCGGCTGGGCATCAAACCCATTCTACTAACCAGCACCACCCAAAACCGGGGCATCGAGGACTTGCTAGAGACTCTGGTAGCCCAGATACCCAAAGCAACCCTGCACGAGGCCGACGACCGGGTCCATCTGGCTATCCTGGGCCGCCCCAACGTTGGTAAGTCAGCTATGTTTAACTCGCTCGCCAAAAAGCAGCAGGCCATCGTGGCGGACAGGGCAGGCACCACCCGCGACGTCAACCGCGCAACTGTCCGATACCAAAGTAGAGAGATAGAAATCATGGACACCGCCGGTATCCGCCGGTCAGGCAAGATAGGCCAGGGCATAGAGCGCTTCAGTGTCGTCAGAGCCCTCGCTGCTATCGAGCAAGCCGACGTAGCCCTCATGCTCATGGATGCCAACGAGCTCAATGTTGCACTCGACCAAAAAATTGCCGGGCTCATCAAAGAGGCAGGCAAGGGGCTCATACTGGTGGTCAGCAAATGGGACAGCGTGCATAAAGACGCCTATACCCGCGACGCGCTTGCCCCGCAGATAGCCCATAACTATGCCTTTGTGCCATGGGCACCACTGATCTTTACCAGCTCTATTACCGGGCAGAATGTCACCAAGCTGTTCGACCTCGTCCTAGATATCGTCCAAAAGCGCCAGACACCCATCAAGACTACCGAACTCAACCGCTGGCTCCAACAGATTACTGACGAACACCCACCAGCCGGGCTCAAAAACCGCGCCCCCAAGCTGAACTACATAGTCCAAGAAAAAGAGAATCCCACCAACTTCAAAGTATATGGGTCGCATACCAAGTATTTGCACTGGAGCTACAAACGTTTCATGGACCGCCGACTGCGCGAGGCCTACGGGTTCGAAGGCACACCGATCCGCTTCTGGTTCTTTGAAAAACACGAGACCCACAAACACGGTCGCAGCCCCACAAAAGATTAG
- a CDS encoding protein-L-isoaspartate(D-aspartate) O-methyltransferase has translation MSNRSLARRLRNDHVAHTPRIYEAFVHIDRRQFVPLFHKAQAYYDQALPIGHHQTISQPYTVGFMLELLRPETGNKVLDVGSGSGWTSALLAYIVGPQGVVHGVERIPELVDKSRKAVAKFNMSHLHMHECASGVMGLPEEAPFDRILVSAAAQEVPQELLDQLAAPGVLVMPIGHALVQVIKDEHGQVHTETYEGFLFVPLMAP, from the coding sequence ATGAGTAACAGATCACTCGCACGAAGGCTCAGAAACGATCATGTGGCGCACACGCCTCGTATTTACGAGGCATTTGTCCATATCGACAGGCGGCAATTTGTGCCGCTTTTTCATAAGGCCCAGGCCTACTACGACCAGGCACTGCCTATTGGCCACCACCAGACTATCTCGCAGCCCTACACTGTGGGCTTTATGCTGGAACTGCTGCGGCCCGAGACGGGCAATAAGGTGCTGGATGTGGGCTCGGGTTCTGGGTGGACCTCGGCGTTATTGGCTTATATTGTGGGGCCTCAGGGCGTAGTCCACGGGGTGGAACGAATCCCCGAACTGGTAGACAAGAGTCGCAAGGCCGTCGCCAAGTTCAACATGTCCCATTTGCACATGCATGAGTGTGCGTCAGGGGTGATGGGCCTGCCCGAGGAGGCACCGTTCGATCGGATTTTGGTATCGGCGGCGGCTCAAGAGGTTCCGCAAGAGTTATTAGATCAGCTGGCAGCGCCAGGAGTGTTGGTTATGCCGATTGGGCATGCCTTGGTACAAGTTATAAAAGATGAGCATGGTCAGGTGCACACTGAGACCTACGAAGGTTTCTTGTTTGTGCCACTCATGGCCCCATAA
- the topA gene encoding type I DNA topoisomerase — protein sequence MAKNLVIVESPAKAKTIEKYLGKDYSVKSSFGHIRDLPKKGMSIDIAKNFAPTYEISPEKKKVVAELKKALKGAEVWLASDEDREGEAIAWHLCEALKLDPKKTKRIVFHEITKSAIEAAIENPRTVDMNLVDAQQARRILDRLVGYELSPVLWKKVRPGLSAGRVQSVAVRLIVEREREIKDFQTQSSFKVTATFHTPEKAELPAELTDKIVDEEKAEAFLQACAGATFTVKDVATKPGTRNPGAPFTTSVLQQEAARRLGYSVKQTMTLAQRLYENGHITYMRTDSTILSGLAIKAAEDYITKEYGAQYHQVRQYKTKDKAAQEAHEAIRPTDFRKVAAGDDPQQKKLYDLIWRRALASQMAPAQIDRTEILIDVSDRTEQFLGKGEIVKFDGWFKVYGGGKEDVLLPPVQVGEKLALQAAEAHQTFSRPPARYGEAGLVRKLEELGIGRPSTYAPTISTIQTRGYVEKGDLQGEERTVVHLALLKGAVLRDEQTEVHGADRSKLTPTSAADVTTDFLVRHFASVVDYDFTATVEEDFDAIADGKRKWEDMLKEFYKDFHALVKEGENVSREETSQARVLGPDPKSSKPIIARYGRFGPMLQRGETESEEKPDFAPLPEGVDLEDVTLEQALEMFKLPRTVGTTEQGEEIKSNIGRYGPYIQIGKLFVSIKGHDPMKITEEEARELYAAKLKQEAERHIADFGKIKILNGPYGPYVTDGTKNARIPKETDATKLTETDAKKILDEAPAKKRFGKRAAKK from the coding sequence ATGGCAAAAAATCTCGTTATTGTAGAAAGTCCGGCCAAGGCCAAGACCATAGAGAAATATCTTGGCAAGGATTACTCGGTCAAAAGCAGCTTTGGACACATCCGTGACCTGCCTAAAAAAGGCATGTCTATAGATATTGCCAAAAATTTTGCACCCACCTACGAAATCAGTCCAGAAAAGAAGAAGGTCGTTGCCGAACTCAAAAAAGCCCTCAAAGGCGCCGAAGTCTGGCTGGCAAGCGACGAAGACCGCGAAGGGGAGGCTATAGCCTGGCATTTATGCGAGGCTCTCAAACTAGACCCCAAGAAAACCAAACGCATTGTCTTCCACGAAATTACCAAGTCCGCCATAGAGGCAGCCATAGAAAACCCCCGCACCGTAGACATGAATCTAGTAGACGCTCAGCAAGCTCGACGCATCCTAGACCGTCTAGTAGGGTACGAACTCAGCCCCGTCCTCTGGAAAAAGGTCCGTCCGGGCCTCAGTGCTGGTCGCGTCCAGTCGGTAGCCGTCCGCCTCATTGTCGAGCGCGAGCGCGAGATAAAAGACTTCCAGACACAGAGCAGCTTCAAGGTTACTGCCACATTCCATACCCCAGAGAAAGCCGAGCTACCGGCAGAATTAACAGATAAGATCGTAGACGAAGAGAAGGCCGAAGCCTTCCTGCAAGCCTGCGCAGGCGCTACCTTTACCGTCAAAGACGTCGCCACCAAACCCGGCACGCGCAACCCGGGCGCCCCCTTTACTACCTCTGTCCTACAGCAAGAAGCCGCCCGTCGCTTGGGCTATAGCGTCAAACAAACCATGACTCTAGCTCAGCGTTTATACGAAAACGGTCATATCACTTACATGCGTACCGACAGTACCATCCTGTCCGGCCTGGCTATAAAGGCAGCCGAAGACTACATCACCAAAGAATACGGTGCCCAGTATCATCAGGTTCGCCAATACAAGACCAAAGACAAGGCCGCCCAAGAGGCCCACGAAGCCATTCGCCCCACAGACTTCCGCAAGGTAGCCGCTGGCGATGATCCCCAGCAAAAGAAGCTATACGACCTTATCTGGCGCCGCGCCCTGGCTAGCCAAATGGCCCCCGCCCAGATAGACCGCACCGAAATACTTATAGATGTCAGCGACCGCACAGAACAATTCTTGGGCAAAGGCGAGATCGTCAAATTCGACGGTTGGTTCAAGGTGTACGGCGGCGGCAAAGAAGATGTCCTGTTGCCACCAGTACAAGTAGGCGAGAAGCTAGCGCTGCAAGCCGCAGAGGCCCATCAGACCTTTAGCCGCCCGCCAGCCCGCTATGGCGAGGCCGGCCTGGTGCGCAAGCTCGAAGAGCTGGGCATCGGTCGCCCAAGCACCTACGCGCCAACCATCAGCACCATCCAGACCCGTGGCTACGTAGAAAAGGGCGACTTGCAGGGAGAAGAACGGACAGTAGTACACCTAGCACTCCTGAAAGGCGCCGTCCTGCGCGACGAACAAACAGAGGTACATGGGGCAGATCGCAGCAAACTCACTCCCACCTCTGCGGCAGATGTAACTACCGACTTCTTGGTTAGGCACTTCGCTTCAGTTGTCGACTATGATTTTACTGCCACCGTCGAAGAAGACTTTGACGCCATTGCTGACGGCAAGCGCAAATGGGAAGACATGCTCAAAGAGTTTTATAAAGATTTCCACGCCCTCGTGAAAGAAGGCGAGAACGTCAGCCGCGAAGAAACTTCTCAGGCACGCGTACTTGGCCCAGACCCCAAGAGCAGCAAGCCTATTATCGCTCGTTATGGCCGCTTTGGACCAATGCTCCAACGGGGAGAAACCGAAAGCGAAGAAAAACCAGACTTTGCACCGCTTCCAGAAGGCGTAGACCTAGAGGACGTCACATTAGAGCAAGCACTCGAGATGTTCAAGCTTCCACGCACCGTCGGCACGACAGAGCAGGGCGAGGAGATAAAATCCAACATCGGCCGCTACGGCCCGTATATCCAGATAGGCAAGCTGTTTGTGTCCATCAAAGGTCACGACCCTATGAAGATTACCGAGGAAGAAGCCCGAGAACTATACGCTGCCAAGCTCAAACAAGAGGCAGAGAGGCACATAGCCGACTTCGGCAAGATCAAGATACTGAACGGCCCCTATGGTCCGTACGTAACAGATGGCACGAAGAACGCCCGTATCCCCAAAGAAACAGACGCCACAAAGCTAACAGAGACAGACGCCAAAAAAATACTGGACGAAGCACCCGCCAAAAAGCGCTTCGGCAAGCGTGCCGCTAAGAAGTAA